AAGCGGCCCTCGCGAACCTTGATCAGCACCTCCCCTTCCTTGATGCACTGGGGCGGCACATAGGCCCGGGACAGGAAGTACCCGTTCTCTTTGTAGAACCGGGTCACCTCGTCCGTCACTTCCTTGAGGGCGCTCACCTCCATGGTCTGGCCCACGTACGGCGCCACCACCTCCTGGAGATCCTGGTCCGCGAAAACCCGCTGACCCTCAAAACAGATCTTGGATAAACGGAACGTCACACCTTCCCCGCCCTTGAACACCGCGCTCTGTTCGTCCTGAACGCTGATCTCGGGCAGCCGGGAATGAGCGGGGATTTCCCGCTCTTTGAGCGATCTCTCCACTGCACCGGGCATGCCGCTATCCGGCACAACGGATTCTTCGGGCTCTTGTCCAGCCCAGGTTACCGCGGCCATTGCCAGCCACAATATAACCTGCCCCAAAATGATGGTGTGCTTCACAGTCTTCCTCACCGCGGCCTCCTCTGTATAGACGATCTGCAATAAATATAAAGCATAAGCAAAACTACGGGCGCTGTTTCAAAATCCACCAAAAACTGGAAAATGACTAAAAAGAACAAACTGTTAAGAATACGAGCGGCAATAGGA
This genomic stretch from Desulfatibacillum aliphaticivorans DSM 15576 harbors:
- a CDS encoding POTRA domain-containing protein, which codes for MRKTVKHTIILGQVILWLAMAAVTWAGQEPEESVVPDSGMPGAVERSLKEREIPAHSRLPEISVQDEQSAVFKGGEGVTFRLSKICFEGQRVFADQDLQEVVAPYVGQTMEVSALKEVTDEVTRFYKENGYFLSRAYVPPQCIKEGEVLIKVREGR